TTTTAAACAATGAAGCTACCTTTGGATGTTCATGTACAAACTGCTTCTTTGAAAAGTGTTTTCCTGTTGAAGCTGGAGTTGTTTTGGCTTATAATAAAAAGCAACaaattaaaatcaaacctgggactCCCATCTACGAATGCAACTCAAGGTGCCTATGTGGACCTGATTGTCCCAATAGGATTGTACAAAAAGGCACACAATATTCACTGTGCATCTTTAGAACTAGCAATGGTTGTGGCTGGGGTGTAAAAACCCttgtgaagattaaaaaaatgagttttgtcatggaatatgtTGGAGAGGTAATCACAAGTGAAGAGGCTGAAAAGCGTGGACGGTTATATGACAACCAAGGAATTACATACCTTTTTGATCTGGACTATGAATCTGATGAATTCACAGTGGATGCAGCTCGATATGGAAATGTGTCTCATTTTGTGAATCACAGTTGTGACCCCAATCTTCAGGTGTTTAGCGTTTTCATCGATAATCTTGATACTTGGCTTCCTAGGATAGCACTGTTTTCCACGAGAACCATAAAAGCTGGAGAAGAGCTGACTGGAGAATTATCTTCAGATTCTGTTGACCACAGCCCTGCCAAGAAAAGGGTCAGAACTGAATGTAAATGTGGGGCTGAGACTTGCAGTGGTTACCTCAACTGAAACTTCAGGAAATGGAGATCatgaatgtgttttgttttgttctaagaACTGAAAAAGTATTTGGGATGCCTTTCTATTATCaagatttta
Above is a genomic segment from Peromyscus leucopus breed LL Stock chromosome 14, UCI_PerLeu_2.1, whole genome shotgun sequence containing:
- the LOC114701015 gene encoding histone-lysine N-methyltransferase SUV39H2-like, translating into MDLGRETAIPADRASLNESSARWRRPEPRPREGVEYYLVKWKGWPESTNTWEPLRNLECPQLLQQFSSDKSSYLSRVKKGKAVTPKNSSKPLPPAVAEYIVNKAKQRIALRRWQDYLNRRKNHKAMIFVENTVDLEGPPSDFYYINEYRLAPGIILNNEATFGCSCTNCFFEKCFPVEAGVVLAYNKKQQIKIKPGTPIYECNSRCLCGPDCPNRIVQKGTQYSLCIFRTSNGCGWGVKTLVKIKKMSFVMEYVGEVITSEEAEKRGRLYDNQGITYLFDLDYESDEFTVDAARYGNVSHFVNHSCDPNLQVFSVFIDNLDTWLPRIALFSTRTIKAGEELTGELSSDSVDHSPAKKRVRTECKCGAETCSGYLN